The genomic interval GCCGCCCGAAGCGGGCGcttcacatcgcctcattagaggtgcccTGGGTCCTGGGGGCTGTatgcgtgatgtgatgacgtcactcaatTGTGCCTGCAGTTCTCTGAACACTCCAGAAGCAGAGACTGCTGACAGTGCAGgagagggcaactagagggggggcagatgaaagggggcattaaagaggacctttcacctcctggggaacctgcggtgtaatacaccgctagaaagccgacagtgcactgaattcagcgcactatcggcattcacgttctgtgtccccggtgaagagctatcggtgccagtactgtagctcttcagtgtcagaggggcgtgtctgacactcagtcagaaacgcccttcctcacagcagcatttattgcgctgtactgtgagaaggagcgttccttactgcccagcgatgacgctgagtggtgaggaatgccccccctcagtactcgtctatggatgagcactatcaagaggggagggaggcgttcctcaccgctctcacagtacagcgcaatagatgctgctgtgaggaaggacgttcctgactgactgtcagaaacgcccttcagacagtgaagaactacggtatcggcacagaacgggaaagacgATAGTAcgttgaattcagcgtactgtcggctttctagcagtgtattacaccacatgtgctccaggaggtgaaatgtcccctttaaactgggggcagaaggaGAGGTGTTGATCGAATGATTTTGGTCGCTACCTTTCCCTTAAGGGCAAAGTAGCTGACTAAGTGGTCACCAAAGGCACAGTATACCTACTTAGCTCAGGCCAGCCCACACAACTGCAGATAAACAAAAGGCAGAGataccgagcgcactaagtgtagtattggcTGATATAAAAAAGGAACACAGCAGAATTAAGTGATAATGAAACCAGAAGGCCTCTCACCTTTAGGTGTTGTGAACTGGTCACAACACCATTGACCATGTAGTACTAACAATctcaggtgagagtggcagcggagaAACTGGCAAACACCGATGAACCGGGAGGATTCAGCAGAAACAGAAAGACCGAAGGCCTTAGACAGTGACTCCATGCTTTAaatagccctttttcaagtgtaaccaACTAAACCTGTCGGGCCAGATGCGTTCAACCCACACAACTGAACTGCGTACTTGGAGAGGTGGAGGACTTTTTAGAGGGAATTTTGGTGTTTGGTGTTGACCCCTACATGGTTCTTGATCCCCTGGCTGATATGTCAAGCAGGTCTACCCCTATATAATGTACCTTTCCGTCATGATAAATGGTCTTTACAATCTTTCCAGGTTGCCGACTCCTCATGTTTCCAGCACCCATCAGGCTGCAATTTTACCTTCCTCTCCCTCTCTCATAATGTCTGCTCCAGATTCATTTACATTTACCTCTCACTTCCGAGAGTGGCCTCTACCGACCCTATTATCTTTTTGGATCTTGCGCTAATTTCTGCTACTATCTCCCTCATAGCCCCTCAGCCCTATGCTTGGCACTGGCACCTTAATGACAATCTACAGCAGAACCTCAAAGAGATCCACAGGTACCTCTCTAACATCTTTTTCTACAATGACTCATCTGCTATTTCACGCACCACCATTTGGGAATCTCATAAACATTTTATCCAAGCCTCATATTAAAATTGCCCCTCAACTTAAAAAGTAGAGTAATGCCAATATGGCGTTGCTGTGGCATGGATTAGTAAACTGGAGACGACCTACAAATGTTTTCCGGCCCTGTCCATCCAGGAAGAGATGCTTCTGGCATAATGCTGCTGAATCTTTGAATTCAGAAACAAACCAAGCAAGATGCTGGCCCATGCCCACAAGACTATAGATGGAATGCTCTTTCATACCCTGCGACCTACATTGTCTGGTACCCAGATCTCATTATCACTGGAGATCATGCACACTTACTCAAAATTTTACTCTTCCCTGTACAACCTCCATCTGCAGGGCCCCAATGTTACCTAATCATCAGCAACGTAATGAGATACATGACTACCTTCCCCATTCCAGTCTCCTAAGCCTTTTGTCTGAGGCAATAAACATTCTAGACAGCTGCATCTCAGAATTTGAAATGTTGTTGGCCTTGAAAGAGTTCCAATCTGGTAAAGTGCTTGGCCCTGATAGACTGTGTCTTCCTTATTATAGTAAGACCTTCCAAATGCAACGAGCCGTATATATACAGCATGGCAGGGAGAAACTTGTCTCATATGAATGCTCATTTGACACCAGAACTCCCCATGGACCTTTCCTATCTGGCTCAGCATTTGTCTAGCACAGTGATCCAGCCAAATATAAGCTTATAACTGAATCTGTATGAGCCTGTCACCAGCTGGTATCTGTAAATATACGGATACTAAGTGCAAGGAGTGCagagtaacttctagatggaggggtcatgTTCTGAGGCACAGAgtagggtaaagcattccagagcaccaaTGCAGCTCGAGAAAAGAGCCAGGAGAGGGATGTTTAGATAACAGAGGTCattggcagaaatggagaggataGTTAGGGTAGTAGACCGTGATGAGGAAGAAGATGTAGGGACGTATAGTGCTATGAAGGGATTTATGAGTGACATAATTTTATAATGTATTATGAGGTACATGGCAGTCAGTGCAACAACTGACACAAGGGGTTTGTTTACCAGGTGGGTTTTCCTAGAGACTGTTATTTCACTTTATTATATGGCTATTTGTTTATTTAGGTTTACATATTACCTATGGCACCTCCTATAGATTCACTGCTTATAGTATAGGCATCATTTTTGCTTATTTACATATACATACTTATCTGCTATGGCTTCCATCATGGTTCTCATATTTGttttctatatattctatattaacCATATATAGTAACTATCACTTCCCTACGGCATACCCAAGTGCTAATATTTGTTGGTATTCCCTTTATTTATTTCCCCTTATGTATACTGTTGTATGTTATCTATTgtcattaataaaaatattagaTATTTTTACTTTAGTGTGGGCATGTTTTTGTCATTTATTATACTGCTGCTTGCTCCAGACATGAAGCGTGATTTTATCTTGTAGTAGTGTAAGCTTatcttgtttaaagggatcctatcactcagacacaatttttctagataccacgtcggaatatccttaagaaaggctattcttctcctacctttcgtcgtcttctccgcgccgccgttcgcctacaacctcggttcttgtcggtatgcatattagctttctcgcagcactgggggcgggcctcagcactcagacagcactggtggcatccccaatgctgcgggagaactctctccagcggcgcctccatctttttcagcagcgtcatcttcagcctcttcttccagcggtggtttgtaacttctaggcctcgagcaaagcagactacgcatgcccacaggccacaagaaaatggctgcttgcacaatattgtaagtgtccattttctcgtggcgtgtgggcatgcacagactgctgtgcccgaggcctagaggttacaagccaccgccggaagaagagactgaagatgacgctgctgaagaagatggaggcggatgcccccagtgctgtctgagcgctggggccagcccccagtgctgcaagagagctaatttgcataccgacaagatcTGGGATTGAAGGCAAaccgcggcgcggagaagacgactaaaggttattccgatgtggtacttagaaaaaattgtgtctgagtgataggatccccttaacattttatttttaattatcttACTATTTTCACAATTTTAGGCCATACTTTCAGGTTAGTTTTCTTCTCTAACAAGGAGTCTGTGTGGAGAATTTGTTTCTAAGGCTcgggccccatgggacggaaacgTGGTGTGCGGCTACGCCGTGATTTACAAAACTAGTGTGgttttaaaaatcgcagcatgtcaaaaatacctacggaaacgccgacggtttcccataggtataattgcaacagaaagtctgcagactttctatttaaagtgctgtgggaagaactgcgatgcgttgccgctttattgctgcgagacatcccgtggggccttagcctaaaagagcttATTGTTTCTTTGTAGTTTTTTGCTGTTTCTTCACATCTTCCTGTTTTAAGAGCATAGATTTcttttagttatttatttctCCTCTCTTATGTTTTCATTAATACTGAGTCTCCTTGATATGGATAGAGAAGTGAATACTATCTTCAgtgcacagattttttttccttatgaCAATAATAATCGCCGCTCTGTCCTGTgacctcttctctctccagcctcCTGGTACAGATGACCTCAGATGAGCGACCTCTGACCTCAGGCTGGTGTTTTAAGCGTGAAACATGTAGTCCATGCTCCATGACACATGACAGTCCAAGTGCTGACTCTGACACCACCGGGGTCCTCAGCCTTTCTCTGAGCACTCTGGACTCCCCTTCACTCTGCAGAAGAAGTTCTCCCCACTCTAAATGCGACTACGGTCCTAAGAGGCTTTGTCTGGTTTGCGGAGATGTGGCATCTGGGTACCATTACGGTGTCGCCTCCTGCGAAGCCTGCAAGGCATTCTTCAAACGAACGATCCAAGGTAGTGACTGAGGAGAAGTGAACATAGAACTCTGGTAGTCGTGTCTTGTCACTTGTCAAAGATTACATTAACTACATGACACCACATGTTTAGTGTCCCCTTATATATGTCTACAATAAGAGGCCCTAGTCCATACAGGTGTGCAAACATTTGTCACCACTAATCCTTAACTATGGGTATTGCACTCCACAGGTAACATTGAGTACAGCTGCCCAGCATCGAAACAGTGTGAAATCACCAAGCGCCGTAGGAAATCCTGCCAGTCCTGCCGATTTGCCAAATGTCTAAAGGTTGGGATGCTGAAGGAAGGTGAGAACTGATAAATGTGATGCCACTAGTAAGGCACAAGGCACTTGATAACCCTGTGCCTTCATTCATAGGAGTGCGCCTAGACCGGGTTCGAGGTGGGAGACAGAAATACAAAAGATTTCTGGAATCAGATGGTGCCATCCATGGAGGACAGATTCAGTCCAGCCGTAAGAAGTCATGTGAGTGCATTGAGGCTTGTGAATCCTTAATCTGTATCTGTTAGATATGGAGAATGATGAGGTAGATAGCATAAGATATGGAtaaggctgtgatagtgggtgtAATAGATAAAGAAAGCTTTTCTTGGTTTGCAGAGATGTGGTATCtaaatactattattattgtgTGACCTCTTGTGAAACCTGCAAGGAATTCTTCATATGTGCAATCCAAGATAGTGAGTGGCTTGGAGAGGTTACATGACAGAAAAGTGATTATTActgtgtattaaagggattctaccattaaaacactttttttttttctggatgacacataggaatagccttaagaaaggctattcttcttgtacctttagatgtcttctccgcgccaccgttccgtagaaatccctgttttcgtcagtatgcaaatgagttctttcacagcattgagggcggtccccagcgctcaaacagcactgggggcgtgcccaatgctgcgagagaactctccagcaccggttccatcttcttcaggaacatcctcttcacgcatcttcttccagcgcaggcggtcaaacttgtaggccttgggcagagctgactgcgcatgcctgcagccacaagaaaaatgaccgcttacacagtaagtaagcagccattttcttgtgacctgaaTAAGTACACTATGATCTGTACATTGTACACTCGAATAATCTATATACAACCAATGTAGGGTGGTGTATTGAAGGAATGCAAATTGTCCGTAAGAGTCTGTGGACTATATTGATTTAGTCATAGTGATaactggaattcccagtcacagAATAATTATCACACATTTAGTGCTTGGGCACTGTTCAGTTTTAGAAAGATACAGAGTTTTAATATgaattagtaaaagttatgttttatgataCTTAGTTTCGTGGGGGTCCTAGTGTGTGTTTTTATTCTGACATGTgaaccagaaaaaaaagtgttttactgatataatccctttaaggaactcAACAAGCAGGGGTGTCCAGCATGGCAAATGTTGAGGTATAGTGGCAGTCAGACATGGAGAAGGAAGGGTGTGTCAGGGGAGTATCATCCATTTTTTCCTTCCTTCCAGACACAGGGACATCAATTGTGTCACAACTTCTCATGGCAGAACCAGAGAAGATTTATGCCATGCCAGATCCCAGCCTTCCTGATAATGACATCAAGGCCCTTAGCATCTTGTGTGAACTCGCTGACCGGGAGCTAGTGCTGACCATTGGGTGGGCTAAACATATTCCTGGTTAGTCTGTACTACCTCTATCTCCCACCCATACTCACTGACATCCTTCATCCATATAATACAGCCACGCGCAGTCTCTGACTACCCCCCTTTAGGTAATCTAAGCCCTCTTCAGTCTCTGACTgccctcctctatataatgtagCCCCCTTCCCCTAGACTCTGCCACCCTcctc from Leptodactylus fuscus isolate aLepFus1 chromosome 7, aLepFus1.hap2, whole genome shotgun sequence carries:
- the ESRRB gene encoding steroid hormone receptor ERR2 isoform X2, with product MTTFPIPMTSDERPLTSGWCFKRETCSPCSMTHDSPSADSDTTGVLSLSLSTLDSPSLCRRSSPHSKCDYGPKRLCLVCGDVASGYHYGVASCEACKAFFKRTIQGNIEYSCPASKQCEITKRRRKSCQSCRFAKCLKVGMLKEGVRLDRVRGGRQKYKRFLESDGAIHGGQIQSSRKKSYTGTSIVSQLLMAEPEKIYAMPDPSLPDNDIKALSILCELADRELVLTIGWAKHIPGFSSLSLADQMSLLQGAWMEILLLGVVFRSLSFPNELVYAEDYVIDEMRSRMCGLHDLYLCTLHLVHRYRNLQLDKEEYVTLKALVLTNSDSLNIQDVRSVRSLQDLLQGALQEYDINYHQDEPRRAGQLLLTLPLLRQTASKVLLHFHGVRAQGTVPMHKLFLEMLEAKCELSV
- the ESRRB gene encoding steroid hormone receptor ERR2 isoform X1 gives rise to the protein MDVAETCASDSIKFHKCRLLVQMTSDERPLTSGWCFKRETCSPCSMTHDSPSADSDTTGVLSLSLSTLDSPSLCRRSSPHSKCDYGPKRLCLVCGDVASGYHYGVASCEACKAFFKRTIQGNIEYSCPASKQCEITKRRRKSCQSCRFAKCLKVGMLKEGVRLDRVRGGRQKYKRFLESDGAIHGGQIQSSRKKSYTGTSIVSQLLMAEPEKIYAMPDPSLPDNDIKALSILCELADRELVLTIGWAKHIPGFSSLSLADQMSLLQGAWMEILLLGVVFRSLSFPNELVYAEDYVIDEMRSRMCGLHDLYLCTLHLVHRYRNLQLDKEEYVTLKALVLTNSDSLNIQDVRSVRSLQDLLQGALQEYDINYHQDEPRRAGQLLLTLPLLRQTASKVLLHFHGVRAQGTVPMHKLFLEMLEAKCELSV